A stretch of Henckelia pumila isolate YLH828 chromosome 4, ASM3356847v2, whole genome shotgun sequence DNA encodes these proteins:
- the LOC140866076 gene encoding tetraspanin-6 — MYRFSNSVIGFLNLFTLLASIPIIGAGLWMARSSTTCENFLQTPLLVVGFIVLIISLAGFIGACFHVAWALWVYLVIMLLIIATLMGLTIFGFVVTSPGGGIEVPGRIYQEYHLDKYSGWLRKRIEDPRYWMTVRSCILGSKTCGQVVSWTPYDYLTKDMSPVQSGCCKPPTTCDYTATTTAAQDADCYRWNNAPNVLCYECDSCKAGVLENVRRDWHKLAVLSIVMLVFLIGIYSIGCCAFQNAKRAETDYPYGRNRMSKVRPRWDFHWWRWLDDRRNQLY, encoded by the exons ATGTACAGATTCAGCAACTCGGTGATAGGATTTCTCAACCTCTTCACCCTCTTAGCTTCGATACCGATAATCGGGGCCGGATTATGGATGGCAAGAAGCAGCACAACATGTGAAAACTTCCTCCAAACACCTCTCCTAGTGGTGGGCTTCATAGTCCTCATAATATCATTGGCAGGATTCATAGGTGCATGCTTCCATGTGGCGTGGGCACTTTGGGTTTATTTAGTCATCATGCTACTGATCATAGCAACTCTGATGGGATTGACGATCTTCGGATTCGTCGTCACCAGCCCCGGAGGCGGGATCGAAGTGCCCGGGAGGATATATCAGGAGTATCACCTGGACAAGTATTCGGGATGGTTGAGGAAAAGGATTGAGGATCCGAGGTATTGGATGACTGTTCGGAGCTGTATTTTGGGGTCCAAGACTTGCGGCCAGGTTGTTTCGTGGACTCCTTATGATTATTTGACGAAAGATATGTCTCCAGTTCAG TCTGGATGCTGCAAACCACCTACAACATGCGACTACACAGCCACAACAACGGCGGCGCAGGACGCGGACTGCTACCGATGGAACAACGCACCCAACGTGCTGTGCTACGAGTGTGACTCGTGCAAGGCCGGCGTGCTAGAAAACGTGCGTAGGGATTGGCACAAACTCGCGGTGCTGAGCATCGTGATGCTTGTTTTCCTCATCGGGATCTACTCCATCGGATGTTGCGCCTTCCAGAACGCGAAGAGGGCGGAGACGGACTACCCTTATGGGCGTAATCGCATGTCCAAAGTGCGACCTAGATGGGATTTCCATTG GTGGAGATGGTTGGATGACAGAAGGAACCAACTTTATTAG
- the LOC140863484 gene encoding chorismate synthase 1, chloroplastic-like, producing the protein MAASLAKPFLGAPSSSDGSARLGSLHSSSILPSQNFQLPARRSLPKRLEIQASGSTFGTYFRVTTFGESHGGGVGCVIDGCPPRIPLTEADLQVDLDRRRPGQSRITTPRKETDTCKISSGTVDGLTTGSPIKIEVPNTDQRGHDYSEMSQAYRPSHADATYDFKYGVRSVQGGGRSSARETIGRVAAGAFAKKILKLHSGVEIFAYVSQVHNVELPKDLVDHDTLTLDQIESNIVRCPNPEYAEQMIAAIDAVRVRGDSIGGVVTCIARNVPRGLGSPVFDKLEAELGKAVLSLPATKAFEYGSGFAGTFMTGSEHNDEFYMDESGRIRTKTNRSGGIQGGISNGEIINMRIGFKPTATISRRQNTVSRDKQEMELIARGRHDPCVVPRAVPMVEAMVALVLVDQLMAQHAQCMLFPINPAFQEPLESSKTAKA; encoded by the exons ATGGCGGCGTCCCTTGCCAAGCCCTTCCTCGGAGCCCCATCTTCTTCCGACGGCTCCGCCCGGCTCGGATCCCTCCACTCGTCGTCCATTCTTCCGTCTCAGAACTTCCAGCTTCCAGCTCGCAGATCCCTGCCCAAACGCCTCG AAATACAGGCCTCCGGTAGCACATTCGGAACTTACTTCCGTGTTACTACCTTTGGAGAATCTCATGGTGGTGGTGTAGGGTGTGTGATCGATGGATGTCCTCCTAGAATTCCCCTCACAGAAGCTGATTTGCAAGTTGATCTGGATAGGAG GAGGCCTGGTCAGAGCAGAATAACTACTCCTAGAAAGGAGACTGACACATGCAAAATATCTTCAGGAACTGTTGATG GGTTAACCACTGGATCTCCAATCAAGATAGAAGTGCCCAATACTGATCAAAGAGGGCAT GACTACAGTGAAATGTCCCAAGCTTATAGACCATCTCACGCAGATGCAACTTATGATTTCAAATATGGTGTGAGATCAGTACAG GGTGGTGGGAGATCTTCTGCCAGAGAAACAATTGGAAGAGTTGCCGCAGGAGCTTTTgcaaagaaaattttaaaactacaTTCTGGAGTTGAG ATTTTTGCTTACGTTTCACAAGTGCACAATGTCGAACTTCCTAAAGATTTGGTTGATCATGACACCCTGACACTTGATCAG ATAGAGAGTAATATTGTAAGGTGCCCAAATCCGGAGTATGCTGAGCAAATGATTGCTGCTATTGATGCTGTTAGAGTGAGAGGTGATTCTATCGGAGGCGTTGTCACGTGCATTGCTCGGAATGTTCCACGG GGGCTTGGTTCTCCGGTCTTTGACAAACTTGAAGCAGAGTTGGGGAAAGCTGTTTTGTCACTACCTGCAACGAAGGCCTTTGAGTATGGCAGTGGATTCGCAG GTACTTTCATGACTGGCAGTGAGCATAATGATGAGTTCTACATGGACGAATCTGGTCGAATTAGGACAAAAACCAACCGATCTGGTGGGATACAG GGCGGAATATCAAATGGAGAAATAATTAACATGAGAATAGGTTTCAAGCCAACAGCCACAATCTCT AGGAGGCAGAATACCGTGAGTAGGGACAAGCAAGAGATGGAACTTATAGCACGAGGACGCCATGATCCATGTGTTGTTCCTCGAG CTGTTCCCATGGTGGAAGCAATGGTGGCACTGGTGCTTGTTGATCAATTAATGGCGCAACATGCACAATGTATGTTGTTTCCGATTAATCCTGCATTCCAGGAACCCCTCGAATCGTCCAAAACTGCAAAGGCTTAG